One Arthrobacter sp. Marseille-P9274 genomic region harbors:
- a CDS encoding ABC transporter substrate-binding protein, whose translation MRVSLPSSVSLGLAALLALSGCGFSGSEGEAQGADLDQKIVVDNFRAPVADWALESDASYILSLSGCLETLTRYDEAEGKIVPSLATEWEQVSEREWDFTIRDGVRFQDGTDLTVAAVVASLQHVLDAEVPARAFNPTVVSGVEAVDEHTVRISTPSESPLVPYRLASVNTGVLAPAAFEGETVDPFGHCTGPFTAVSEQTKQSLTLERNEDYWGGQVQLAGAEVRFITDGATRAAQVQTGEADVSLSIPVSSLSTLESDGNVEVLKADSPRTATLYMNNGKKPFDDVDFRKAIAAALDLDALAASVYEGAAIPATGPFAPSEPWAIEGAAAPKQDLDAARDLLSAAGYTAGRPLEVIAIVERAEFADVATVIQENLKAVGVPVKIRTAEYAAVEPDLLAGNYDMVLSQRNRLIDIADPIGFLTADYTCDGGYNLSHFCDEDYDKLIEQAATTGDAQERYRLYAEAGKILQEQAVNVWLVNEQAIDAVGTGLQSYAQDPLSRYVLRAETAKPAS comes from the coding sequence GTGCGCGTTTCACTCCCTTCGTCCGTGTCCTTGGGACTCGCGGCGCTCCTGGCACTCTCGGGTTGCGGCTTCAGCGGGTCGGAAGGAGAGGCCCAGGGCGCGGACCTCGACCAGAAGATCGTGGTGGACAACTTCCGTGCCCCGGTGGCTGACTGGGCGTTGGAAAGCGACGCCTCCTACATCCTGTCGCTCTCCGGCTGCCTGGAGACGCTGACCCGCTACGACGAGGCCGAGGGCAAGATCGTCCCCTCGCTGGCCACGGAGTGGGAACAGGTCTCGGAACGTGAGTGGGATTTCACCATCCGAGATGGCGTCAGGTTCCAGGACGGCACCGACCTGACCGTCGCGGCGGTCGTGGCGTCCCTGCAGCACGTGCTCGACGCCGAGGTCCCGGCCAGGGCGTTCAATCCCACTGTCGTCAGCGGCGTGGAAGCCGTCGATGAGCACACGGTCCGCATCAGCACTCCGTCGGAAAGCCCGCTGGTCCCCTACCGCCTCGCCAGCGTCAACACGGGCGTGCTCGCCCCGGCCGCTTTCGAGGGCGAAACAGTGGACCCGTTCGGGCATTGCACCGGTCCCTTCACCGCGGTCTCGGAGCAAACCAAGCAGTCCCTGACGCTTGAGCGGAACGAAGACTACTGGGGTGGGCAGGTTCAGCTCGCCGGCGCCGAGGTCCGCTTCATCACCGACGGGGCGACCCGCGCCGCCCAGGTCCAGACCGGCGAAGCAGACGTCTCCCTCTCCATCCCGGTGTCCAGCCTGTCCACGCTTGAGTCCGACGGCAACGTCGAGGTCCTCAAGGCGGATTCCCCGCGGACCGCGACGCTCTACATGAACAACGGCAAGAAGCCGTTCGACGACGTCGATTTCCGCAAGGCCATCGCCGCGGCGCTCGACCTGGATGCCCTGGCCGCCAGCGTCTACGAGGGTGCCGCCATTCCGGCCACCGGCCCCTTCGCCCCCTCCGAGCCGTGGGCGATCGAGGGCGCGGCTGCCCCGAAGCAGGACCTCGACGCCGCCCGCGACCTGCTCTCCGCTGCCGGCTACACCGCGGGGCGGCCGCTCGAGGTCATCGCGATCGTCGAGCGCGCCGAGTTCGCCGACGTCGCCACCGTCATCCAGGAGAACCTCAAGGCCGTCGGCGTTCCGGTGAAGATCCGGACCGCGGAGTACGCCGCGGTGGAACCGGACCTGCTGGCGGGCAACTACGACATGGTGCTCAGCCAGCGCAACCGCCTGATCGACATCGCCGACCCGATCGGGTTCCTCACTGCCGACTACACCTGCGACGGCGGGTACAACCTCAGCCACTTCTGCGACGAGGACTACGACAAGCTCATCGAGCAGGCTGCCACGACGGGCGACGCCCAGGAACGCTACCGGCTGTACGCCGAGGCCGGCAAGATCCTGCAGGAGCAGGCCGTGAACGTCTGGCTCGTCAACGAACAGGCCATCGACGCCGTCGGCACCGGCCTGCAGTCCTACGCCCAGGACCCGCTGTCCCGCTACGTGCTCCGAGCCGAAACGGCGAAGCCGGCCTCGTGA
- a CDS encoding cyclodeaminase/cyclohydrolase family protein, protein MISSETIDNYLGRLAARQSTPGGGAAGALHAAQGAALIAMVARYSTGPKYADDAEDIERIISSADGLIPAAVRISDDDEEAFAAVIAAYGLPGGSDDEKATRSRAVQEALARAAEPPRALIDLGEQIIALGHELAYIGNANVISDVAAASEAARAAIGTARITLEINIKAIKDTGLQDALRSDVLRADEAIASADDLSARVRKRVLS, encoded by the coding sequence ATGATCAGTTCAGAGACCATCGACAACTACCTGGGCCGCCTGGCGGCCCGGCAATCCACCCCCGGCGGAGGTGCTGCGGGTGCGCTGCATGCAGCCCAGGGTGCAGCCCTCATCGCCATGGTTGCCCGCTACTCCACCGGCCCCAAGTATGCAGACGATGCAGAAGACATTGAACGGATCATCTCCAGCGCTGACGGGCTCATACCCGCCGCCGTGCGGATTTCCGACGACGACGAGGAGGCCTTCGCCGCCGTCATCGCGGCTTACGGGCTCCCGGGCGGATCCGACGATGAAAAGGCAACCCGCAGCCGGGCCGTCCAGGAAGCGCTGGCGCGCGCAGCCGAACCGCCCCGGGCACTCATCGACCTCGGAGAACAAATCATCGCCCTCGGCCACGAGCTGGCCTACATCGGCAACGCCAACGTCATCAGTGACGTCGCTGCCGCCTCGGAAGCGGCACGCGCGGCCATCGGCACCGCAAGAATAACCCTTGAGATCAACATCAAGGCGATCAAGGACACCGGCCTGCAGGACGCGCTGCGCTCCGACGTCCTGCGGGCCGACGAGGCCATTGCGTCGGCAGACGATCTGTCCGCGCGGGTCCGGAAGCGGGTGCTGTCATGA
- a CDS encoding FAD-dependent oxidoreductase, producing the protein MATPPRIVIIGAGIVGANLADELVARGWSNITVLEQGPLNMPGGSTSHAPGLVFQTNASKTMSQFAHYTVEKLKSLEKDGENCFNQVGGLEVATTETRLADLHRKLGYASSWGIEGRILSPAECKELYPPLDEDMVLGGLFVPSDGLAAAARAVQLLIERTSAAGVVYHGNTPVVDIEQSNGRVTGVRTPTEVVPADIVVSCAGFWGPKIGEMVGMAVPLLPLAHQYVKTTVVEDLKGRNELPNGAGLPILRFQDQDLYYREHGERYGIGSYAHRPMPVDLDTLTSYKPDEISEKNMPSRLEFTLEDFLPSWEASQQLLPSLRNSEIEDGFNGIFSFTPDGGPLMGESSKVGGFYIAEAVWVTHSAGVAKAMAELLTTGRSETDLGECDVHRFEEVQLTPSYVSETSQQNFVEIYDVLHPLQPRLSPRNLRVSPFHARQKELGGYFLESGGWERPYWFEANARLLKDLPADWRPPARDAWAQMFSSPIAAAEAWKTRTAVAMYDMTPLKRLEVSGPGALALLQRLTTSNLDKKPGAVTYTLVLDHAGGIRSDITVARLDEQTFQLGANGNIDLAYFTGEARRQTEEDPAAAWVQVRDITGGTCCIGLWGPLARNLVSTISDDDFSNEGLRYFRAKQARIGGVPVTAMRLSYVGELGWEIYTTADNGQRLWDVLWEAGQPFGVIAAGRAAFSSLRLEKGYRSWGSDMTTEHDPYQAGLSFAVNTAKETFVGKEALQGRTEEGSARRLRCLTIDNRQSIVLGKEPVFYKDECVGYVTSAAYGYTVGKPIAYSYLPASVNIGDAVEIEYFGKRIAATVSAEPLYDPEMKRLRG; encoded by the coding sequence ATGGCCACCCCACCACGCATTGTCATCATCGGCGCAGGCATTGTCGGCGCCAACCTCGCGGACGAGCTGGTTGCCCGCGGCTGGAGCAACATCACGGTTCTGGAGCAGGGGCCCTTGAACATGCCGGGCGGTTCGACCTCGCACGCTCCCGGCCTGGTTTTCCAGACGAACGCGTCCAAGACCATGAGCCAGTTCGCCCACTACACGGTGGAGAAGCTGAAGTCCCTCGAGAAGGACGGCGAAAACTGCTTCAACCAGGTAGGCGGCCTCGAAGTGGCGACGACGGAGACCCGTCTCGCCGATCTCCACCGGAAGCTGGGCTATGCCTCGTCATGGGGGATCGAGGGCCGCATCCTCAGTCCCGCCGAGTGCAAGGAGCTTTACCCGCCGCTCGACGAGGACATGGTCCTCGGTGGACTGTTCGTCCCCAGCGACGGCCTCGCAGCCGCGGCCCGGGCCGTGCAGTTGCTGATTGAACGCACCAGCGCCGCCGGTGTGGTTTACCACGGCAACACACCCGTCGTCGATATCGAGCAGTCCAACGGACGGGTCACCGGCGTTCGGACACCGACCGAGGTTGTTCCGGCGGATATTGTCGTTTCCTGCGCGGGATTCTGGGGCCCGAAGATCGGCGAGATGGTCGGCATGGCGGTGCCGCTGCTCCCGCTGGCCCATCAATACGTCAAAACGACGGTGGTCGAGGACCTCAAGGGCCGCAACGAGCTTCCCAACGGAGCGGGGCTTCCCATCCTGCGCTTCCAGGACCAGGACCTGTACTACCGCGAACACGGCGAGCGCTACGGCATCGGTTCCTACGCGCACCGGCCCATGCCGGTGGACCTGGACACCCTGACCAGCTACAAGCCGGATGAGATCAGCGAAAAGAACATGCCTTCCCGGCTTGAATTCACGCTCGAGGACTTCCTGCCCTCCTGGGAAGCATCCCAACAGCTGCTGCCCAGCCTGCGCAACAGCGAGATCGAAGACGGGTTCAACGGCATCTTCTCCTTCACCCCCGACGGAGGGCCGCTGATGGGCGAGTCTTCAAAGGTCGGCGGGTTCTACATCGCGGAAGCGGTCTGGGTGACCCACTCCGCCGGCGTTGCCAAAGCGATGGCCGAACTGCTCACGACGGGCCGCTCCGAAACCGACCTGGGAGAATGCGACGTGCACCGCTTCGAGGAAGTGCAGCTGACCCCGTCCTACGTCAGCGAAACCTCCCAGCAGAACTTCGTCGAAATCTACGATGTACTGCACCCCCTGCAGCCGCGGCTCTCGCCCCGGAACCTGAGGGTCAGCCCGTTCCACGCCCGGCAGAAGGAACTGGGCGGCTACTTCCTCGAGTCCGGCGGATGGGAGCGGCCATACTGGTTCGAGGCCAACGCCCGTCTCCTGAAGGACCTGCCGGCCGATTGGCGCCCGCCGGCACGGGATGCCTGGGCGCAGATGTTCAGTTCGCCGATCGCGGCTGCCGAGGCGTGGAAGACCCGGACCGCTGTGGCCATGTACGACATGACTCCGCTGAAGCGACTTGAGGTGTCCGGACCGGGAGCCTTGGCCCTGTTGCAGCGCCTGACCACTTCGAACCTGGACAAGAAGCCCGGGGCGGTCACCTACACGCTCGTACTCGACCATGCAGGCGGCATCCGCAGCGATATCACCGTGGCACGCCTGGACGAGCAGACCTTCCAGCTCGGCGCCAATGGCAACATCGATCTCGCCTACTTCACCGGCGAGGCGCGGCGGCAGACCGAGGAGGATCCTGCCGCCGCCTGGGTCCAGGTGCGCGATATTACCGGCGGCACCTGCTGCATCGGTCTCTGGGGTCCACTCGCGCGGAATCTCGTCTCCACCATCAGCGACGACGACTTCTCCAATGAGGGCCTGCGCTACTTCAGGGCGAAGCAGGCACGGATCGGCGGCGTTCCGGTTACCGCGATGCGCCTGTCGTACGTCGGTGAACTCGGATGGGAGATCTACACGACCGCGGACAACGGGCAGCGGCTGTGGGACGTGCTCTGGGAAGCCGGGCAGCCCTTTGGTGTCATTGCTGCCGGCCGTGCAGCCTTCTCGTCCCTCCGCCTCGAAAAGGGCTACCGCTCCTGGGGTTCCGATATGACCACCGAGCACGACCCATACCAGGCGGGTCTTTCCTTCGCAGTGAACACCGCCAAGGAAACCTTCGTCGGCAAGGAGGCGCTTCAGGGCCGTACCGAAGAGGGATCTGCCCGTCGCCTGCGCTGCCTGACGATCGATAATCGGCAGTCCATCGTCCTAGGCAAGGAACCGGTCTTCTACAAGGACGAATGCGTCGGCTATGTCACGAGCGCGGCCTACGGCTACACGGTGGGCAAACCCATCGCCTACTCCTACCTCCCTGCATCCGTCAATATCGGCGACGCCGTGGAGATCGAGTACTTCGGAAAGCGGATCGCGGCGACAGTGTCGGCCGAACCGCTCTACGACCCGGAGATGAAGCGCCTCCGCGGCTGA
- a CDS encoding ABC transporter permease, translating to MRNRPAHVLTAAAVVALVVLAVLLAPWISPYPPAEQDLGARLAPASAHHWFGTDHLGRDTLSRLLEGGQFSLTIAALATLLTGVIGTCIGVVSERRRGWLDEFLTRTNDVVLALPEMVVALFLVAMLGSGYPALLLALVVTGWTPFARLARALAYDLSTRGFIEAARVVGCTPAFIVRRHLLPHLAAPLLGQATLRFGQMLINVGALSYLGLGVQPPQSDWGSMLAAAQPFAARAPLTILAPGLAIFIVALCVTLIGQHLARITGSRLILDPPAKAVQNA from the coding sequence ATGCGTAACCGTCCCGCCCATGTCCTGACCGCGGCCGCGGTGGTCGCCCTCGTTGTGCTGGCGGTGCTCCTCGCGCCCTGGATCAGCCCCTATCCTCCGGCCGAACAGGACCTGGGGGCCAGGCTCGCGCCCGCGAGCGCCCACCATTGGTTCGGCACCGACCACCTGGGCCGGGATACGCTGAGCCGGCTGCTCGAGGGCGGGCAGTTCTCGCTGACCATCGCCGCCCTGGCCACACTGCTGACCGGCGTCATCGGCACCTGCATCGGAGTGGTTAGTGAACGACGCCGGGGATGGCTCGACGAGTTCCTCACCCGCACCAATGACGTCGTCCTGGCGCTGCCGGAAATGGTCGTGGCCTTGTTCCTGGTCGCGATGCTGGGAAGCGGCTATCCGGCGTTGCTGCTGGCCCTGGTCGTGACCGGCTGGACTCCCTTCGCCCGGTTGGCCCGTGCCCTGGCCTACGACCTCTCCACGCGCGGCTTCATCGAGGCGGCCCGGGTGGTCGGCTGCACTCCCGCCTTCATCGTCAGGCGGCACCTCCTGCCGCACCTCGCCGCACCCCTGCTCGGCCAGGCCACGCTCCGGTTCGGGCAGATGCTGATCAACGTCGGAGCCCTCTCCTACCTCGGGCTCGGCGTGCAGCCGCCGCAGTCGGACTGGGGCTCAATGCTGGCCGCGGCGCAGCCTTTTGCTGCACGCGCGCCGCTGACCATCCTCGCCCCCGGGCTGGCCATCTTCATCGTCGCCCTCTGCGTCACCCTCATCGGCCAGCACCTGGCTCGCATAACCGGCAGCCGGCTGATCCTGGATCCCCCGGCAAAGGCGGTGCAAAATGCCTGA
- a CDS encoding haloacid dehalogenase type II has product MPEIRFRPKYISFDCYGTLIHFQMRKAVEPFLIGRLSPAELDRFIAVFRTYRFDEILEYAPYDQVLESSYRRTCRRFGLDAEAAAIKAITTAVLNWGPHPDVPGPLAKMAEHFPLVILSNADDRHLAASVPRLGAPFHAVLSAEQAGAYKPRLQAFEYMFNALDAAPEDFLHISSHQRYDIIPAYDLGIRNKVYLDRGYDPELPPYEYLPARTLDDVNTALGI; this is encoded by the coding sequence GTGCCGGAGATTCGTTTCAGGCCGAAGTACATCTCGTTTGACTGCTACGGCACGTTGATCCATTTCCAGATGCGGAAGGCAGTCGAGCCGTTCCTCATCGGCCGGTTGTCCCCCGCGGAGCTGGACCGCTTTATCGCGGTCTTCCGGACGTACCGGTTCGACGAGATCCTGGAGTACGCACCCTACGACCAGGTCCTCGAATCTTCCTACCGCAGGACCTGCCGCAGGTTCGGCCTCGACGCCGAAGCCGCGGCGATCAAGGCCATCACGACGGCGGTGCTCAACTGGGGCCCGCATCCCGACGTTCCGGGCCCGCTGGCAAAAATGGCGGAGCATTTCCCGCTGGTCATCCTCTCCAACGCGGACGACCGCCACCTTGCCGCCAGCGTCCCCCGGCTGGGTGCCCCGTTCCACGCCGTCCTCAGCGCGGAACAGGCCGGGGCCTACAAACCCCGCCTCCAGGCCTTCGAGTACATGTTCAACGCCCTGGACGCCGCACCGGAAGACTTCCTGCACATCTCATCGCACCAGCGCTACGACATCATCCCGGCCTACGACCTGGGCATCCGGAACAAGGTCTACCTGGACCGCGGCTACGACCCTGAACTGCCTCCCTACGAGTACCTGCCTGCCCGCACGCTGGATGACGTCAACACCGCCCTGGGGATCTGA
- a CDS encoding ABC transporter permease, which translates to MMVFLTRRTVALGIAVLLASFLVFLIPYVTPGDAARKIIRSRVAGEVVDESTVQALTHELGIGDPLWAQYLRWLGRFGSGDMGLSYTSRTPVAEQVLPALFVTLSLVIVALGAAVLLSTVLGTVAALQEGRAADRVITVVTQAFIAIPEYWLAPTLVLVFALKLSVLPSAGWAGPASAILPAIVLALRPTSYFTSAVREGVLDALDSDHVTAARSRGLSLRKTVLKHVLPNGLLPLTTMTAVWFAGLLGGSVIVEVIFAIPGMGRLLYDAVLNSDIPLAQGGVVVVVALAVALTTAADLVHRLLNPRLKAHHA; encoded by the coding sequence ATGATGGTTTTCCTGACCCGCAGGACGGTGGCCCTCGGAATCGCCGTGCTCCTGGCATCGTTCCTGGTCTTCCTCATCCCCTACGTCACGCCCGGCGACGCCGCCCGCAAGATCATCCGTTCGCGGGTCGCCGGGGAGGTGGTCGACGAGTCGACGGTCCAGGCGTTGACGCACGAGCTGGGAATCGGCGATCCGCTCTGGGCGCAGTACCTGCGCTGGCTGGGCCGCTTCGGCAGCGGCGACATGGGCCTTTCCTACACCAGCAGGACGCCGGTGGCTGAGCAGGTACTCCCGGCACTGTTCGTCACCTTGAGCCTGGTCATCGTGGCGCTCGGTGCCGCAGTCCTCCTGTCCACCGTCCTCGGGACGGTCGCAGCCCTGCAGGAGGGACGCGCGGCCGACCGGGTTATCACGGTGGTGACCCAGGCATTCATCGCCATCCCGGAATACTGGCTCGCGCCGACGCTCGTGCTGGTTTTCGCCCTGAAGCTGTCTGTGCTGCCGTCCGCCGGCTGGGCGGGGCCCGCCTCTGCCATCCTGCCCGCGATTGTGCTTGCCCTGCGGCCGACCAGCTACTTCACGTCCGCCGTGCGGGAAGGAGTACTCGACGCCCTGGACTCGGACCACGTGACCGCAGCCCGGAGCCGCGGCCTGAGCCTGCGCAAGACCGTGCTGAAGCATGTGCTTCCCAATGGCCTGCTGCCTCTAACGACTATGACGGCCGTGTGGTTCGCCGGCCTGCTCGGCGGATCGGTCATCGTGGAGGTCATCTTCGCGATTCCGGGCATGGGGCGCCTGCTGTACGACGCCGTCCTGAACAGCGACATCCCCCTGGCGCAAGGAGGCGTCGTCGTCGTCGTTGCCCTCGCCGTCGCCCTGACCACGGCGGCCGATCTGGTCCACCGGCTCCTCAACCCCCGACTCAAGGCCCATCATGCGTAA
- a CDS encoding bifunctional 5,10-methylenetetrahydrofolate dehydrogenase/5,10-methenyltetrahydrofolate cyclohydrolase — protein sequence MTAASLSGAPVAKVLRAELEDRVSELAAKGIVPGLAVVVATDNESTHWYVRSIAKAAAKAGVDCRIIDLGPSASSAQLKTMLTELSEDRQTHGIILQTPLPDGVQVDELVPNIETGKDIDGANPLSLGRLAVGLPAFAPATARAVVEMLVHYGVPIDGRHVTVVGRSAVVGKPLLHLLLERNASVTICHSRSRPLEDYTRAAGVVVVATGRPGLVTDRHVAPGAVVVDVGTNVLEDGALVGDVDARSVEQVASALSPVPGGVGTITTALLLLHTAVAARAAAETEGVLVSSGIVRSLG from the coding sequence ATGACTGCGGCTTCCTTGTCCGGCGCACCCGTAGCCAAGGTACTTCGGGCCGAACTCGAAGATCGCGTTTCAGAACTCGCAGCCAAAGGGATCGTTCCGGGACTCGCTGTTGTCGTAGCCACCGACAACGAATCCACGCACTGGTACGTCCGATCCATTGCCAAGGCCGCCGCGAAGGCCGGCGTGGACTGCAGGATCATCGACTTGGGCCCATCGGCCTCCTCGGCGCAGCTCAAGACCATGCTCACCGAGCTCAGCGAAGATCGACAAACACACGGCATCATCCTGCAGACACCGCTTCCGGACGGAGTCCAGGTCGACGAGCTAGTCCCCAACATTGAAACAGGCAAGGACATCGACGGCGCCAACCCACTGAGCCTCGGCCGCCTGGCCGTCGGACTTCCTGCATTCGCCCCTGCTACGGCACGCGCCGTCGTGGAGATGCTGGTCCACTATGGCGTTCCCATCGACGGCCGCCACGTGACCGTCGTCGGGAGGTCGGCCGTCGTAGGCAAACCGCTGCTGCACCTGCTGCTCGAACGGAACGCATCGGTCACAATCTGCCACTCCCGCTCGCGACCCTTGGAGGACTACACGCGGGCTGCCGGCGTCGTCGTCGTTGCCACCGGAAGGCCCGGACTGGTGACCGACCGCCACGTAGCCCCGGGCGCCGTCGTGGTCGATGTGGGAACCAATGTGCTCGAGGACGGTGCTCTGGTCGGCGACGTCGACGCCCGATCGGTGGAGCAGGTCGCCTCGGCACTCTCGCCGGTTCCCGGGGGTGTCGGCACAATCACGACCGCGCTCCTCTTGCTCCACACCGCTGTAGCTGCCCGGGCCGCTGCGGAAACAGAGGGTGTGCTGGTATCCAGCGGCATCGTCAGGTCACTCGGGTAA
- a CDS encoding bifunctional 3-phenylpropionate/cinnamic acid dioxygenase ferredoxin subunit: MHKACPLSALAPGDALRLDTAPPIAVFHTEDGELFAVDDTCTHQDASLADGWIEGCEVECPLHASKFNLRTGEVDAPPAKLPVRVHEVQVIDGDIMVIESDAPPNLPPGLTAGGLI, encoded by the coding sequence ATGCATAAAGCCTGTCCACTGAGCGCTCTGGCCCCCGGGGACGCCCTTCGGTTGGACACCGCGCCTCCCATCGCGGTGTTCCACACCGAAGACGGCGAGCTTTTTGCCGTTGACGACACCTGCACCCATCAGGATGCCTCGCTGGCAGACGGCTGGATTGAAGGCTGTGAAGTTGAGTGTCCCCTGCACGCATCAAAGTTCAATCTTCGGACCGGAGAGGTAGATGCACCGCCGGCCAAGCTTCCCGTGCGTGTGCACGAGGTTCAGGTCATCGACGGGGACATCATGGTCATCGAGTCCGACGCACCGCCGAACCTGCCCCCGGGCCTCACGGCCGGAGGGCTCATCTAG
- a CDS encoding BCCT family transporter — MPLNKERAAGDGHLEEEIRTVVREETASPSPAVVVEGDAQILQELRESVTEHEAAELSRGPGVLDKTVFVVAGAAALAFVIWGFAGRDNLAATSTAVLNWVMANTGWLFILLASLFVVYVVWLAVSRFGNIPLGKDGEKPEFRTVSWISMMFAAGMGIGLMFYGVAEPMYHYVAPPPGTVDGQTPEAIQTAMATSLFHWTLHPWAMYAVVGCAIAYGTYRLGRRQLISSIFTSLFGRKTVEGPAGKVINILAIFATLFGTAASLGLGALQIGSGLAANGWVGDLATPVLVVIVAVLTACFIASAVSGISRGIQWLSNINMVLAVVLALIVFIAGPTLFILNLVPAAVGDYARDLAEMASRTEAVGDEALRTWMSGWTVFYWAWWISWTPFVGMFIARISRGRTIRQFVAGVLLVPSIVSVIWFAIFGGAGFGVQARADATPDPTDGLVETTNGVPGISFDGALFDLIQNLPLPNVLAGAVAILAMVLVGIFFVTGADAASIVMGTLSSNGSEPARGVVIFWGALTGAVAAVMLLAGGDEPAEALNGLKNITIVTALPFVLVMLLMCVALTKDLRRDPLSLRRRLADSVVERAIRSGVDQHGGATFDLVTKHDCDETCPPAKPHPPASTEP, encoded by the coding sequence ATGCCTTTGAACAAGGAACGTGCCGCTGGGGACGGCCATCTTGAGGAAGAGATCCGGACTGTAGTCCGGGAAGAAACTGCCTCTCCCAGTCCGGCCGTAGTGGTGGAGGGCGATGCGCAGATCCTCCAGGAGCTGCGGGAGAGCGTAACCGAACATGAGGCGGCGGAACTCAGCCGAGGGCCGGGCGTTCTGGACAAAACCGTGTTCGTCGTCGCCGGGGCTGCGGCCCTGGCATTCGTGATCTGGGGATTCGCGGGAAGGGACAATCTCGCGGCAACGTCGACCGCGGTGCTGAACTGGGTCATGGCGAACACCGGCTGGCTGTTCATCCTGCTCGCCTCGCTCTTCGTCGTCTACGTCGTGTGGCTGGCCGTCAGCCGGTTCGGGAACATTCCGCTGGGCAAGGACGGTGAGAAGCCGGAGTTCCGCACGGTCTCGTGGATCTCCATGATGTTCGCCGCCGGCATGGGCATCGGCCTGATGTTCTACGGTGTCGCCGAGCCGATGTACCACTACGTCGCGCCGCCGCCCGGCACCGTGGACGGCCAGACCCCCGAAGCCATCCAGACCGCCATGGCCACCTCACTCTTCCACTGGACGCTGCACCCGTGGGCGATGTACGCCGTCGTCGGTTGCGCGATCGCCTACGGAACGTACCGGCTGGGCCGCAGACAGCTGATCTCCTCGATTTTTACCTCGCTCTTCGGCCGCAAGACGGTGGAGGGGCCGGCGGGCAAAGTCATCAACATCCTGGCCATCTTCGCCACCCTGTTCGGCACCGCCGCCTCGCTCGGCCTCGGCGCCCTGCAGATCGGCAGCGGCCTGGCCGCCAACGGCTGGGTCGGGGACCTGGCCACGCCCGTTCTTGTCGTGATCGTCGCGGTCCTGACGGCCTGCTTCATCGCCTCGGCCGTCTCCGGGATCAGCCGCGGCATCCAGTGGCTCTCCAACATCAACATGGTCCTGGCCGTAGTCCTTGCCCTCATTGTCTTCATCGCCGGGCCCACGCTGTTCATCCTCAACCTGGTGCCCGCCGCCGTCGGCGACTATGCGCGGGACCTTGCCGAGATGGCCTCCCGCACGGAAGCCGTCGGCGATGAGGCGCTGCGGACCTGGATGTCCGGCTGGACCGTCTTCTACTGGGCGTGGTGGATTTCCTGGACGCCGTTCGTCGGCATGTTCATCGCCCGGATCAGCCGCGGCCGGACCATCCGCCAGTTCGTCGCCGGCGTGCTGCTGGTGCCGAGCATCGTCAGCGTCATCTGGTTCGCCATCTTCGGCGGCGCCGGCTTCGGCGTCCAGGCCAGGGCCGATGCCACCCCCGATCCCACCGACGGACTCGTCGAGACCACCAACGGTGTTCCCGGCATCTCCTTCGACGGCGCGCTTTTCGACCTGATCCAGAACCTGCCCCTGCCCAACGTCCTCGCCGGCGCCGTCGCGATCCTCGCCATGGTCCTGGTCGGCATCTTCTTCGTCACCGGCGCCGACGCCGCCTCCATCGTGATGGGCACCCTCAGCTCCAACGGCAGCGAACCGGCACGCGGCGTCGTGATCTTCTGGGGCGCCCTGACCGGCGCCGTCGCCGCGGTGATGCTCCTCGCCGGCGGCGACGAACCCGCCGAAGCGCTGAACGGCCTCAAGAACATCACCATCGTCACCGCGCTGCCCTTCGTCCTGGTCATGCTCCTGATGTGCGTCGCCCTGACGAAGGACCTCCGCCGCGATCCCCTTTCCCTGCGCCGGCGCCTCGCCGACTCCGTCGTCGAACGCGCCATCCGCTCCGGAGTCGACCAGCACGGCGGCGCCACCTTCGACCTCGTCACCAAGCACGACTGTGACGAGACGTGTCCCCCGGCCAAACCACACCCGCCTGCCTCAACCGAACCGTAA